CCGGCGACGCGCTGCTCGCCCCGTCGGTGACCCGCCGGCTCATCGCCGACTTCGTCCGGCAGCGACCGGTGACCCGGGGACGGCCCGCGCTGCGGCTCAAGGCCCTGACCGAACGCGAGACCGAGGTGCTCGTCCTGGTGGCGCGCGGCCGGTCCAACGCGGAGATCGCGGAGACGCTGATCCTGGCCGAGCAGACGGTGAAGACGCACGTGAGCAGGATCTTCACCAAGCTCGACCTGCGCGACCGCGCCCAGGCGGTGGTGTTCGCGTACGAGTCGGGCCTGGTCGCCCCGGGCGAGTAGACCCCCAACTTCTCCGGGCGGCTGGCGGCTACTCCTCGTCGGCCCTGGGACGGATCAAACGGTCCCGCCCGTACCGAGACCCTCTGGGACCCAGCCCACCACTTCGGTGCCACCGGGAGGAAGCCTTGACAACCGCCGACCGAAACCGAGACCAACAGCGCAAACGCCCGGTCGATCCGTACGGATCGACCGGGCGTTTGCGCTGTTCCCGAGCGGTGGCGGCCTGATTTGAACCCGCAGAAGGCGTACATCCCTCACATGCTTTCGTTGTCTGTCTACCAGCGTCCGACAACGAACAACCGCGTCTGGCCAGTAGGGATGCAGACCTGTTGCAGCCCCAAGCGAACGGTCAGGTACGTCTACGAACTAGACTGCAATCGAGACGAGTGGCCATGGCGAAGCGGCACGTAGGGCCCACTCCGCGTTCGGCAGCGATTCCACACGATGAGCCCAGAGGCAGGGCAGCTGGCAGCCCGGCCTGGTCCAACAGAACCCGACTAATGCGCGGCATACTCTAACGTCAGATAGCTATCAGCGGCATAGAATCCTACTTCGAACCACCGGAAAAAACCCTCATGGCCAAGCAGTGGGAATTCGCCTTGCCAGTCCGGCACAAAGCAGACAGGGGCGTACCACGAAAGCTCTCCAATTGACAAATTTACTTGAGTCATGAATCCGGTATAAAGATGCGAGCCAGCATAGAATGGCGTAACTGGATCACAGTCGCCAAGATCGATTCCCAGCAGCTCGGCCACGCTTGCATCAAATCGGTTATGTATCGCACCCGAATCAACGAGGCATAAGAAATTCGTGTTAGAAATTCCTTCAATCGTAACCGGCACAACGGGACGTGGATATTGGTCGGGCAATACGAAGTAGTCGAACTTCACAGACGGTCAGACCGTCCGTTTCCGATGGGGACCGGAAATGTTAGATCCACCGTCAAATTATTATCGCGTAGATACTTTATCACTTCGGCCGGAGTGTTCCCCGAATAAACAACTACCGATCCTCGAACCGCGACCCACTTACCGCGGTAGGCGCGAAGGCCCTGGCCAAGGGTCCGCAGATCAACGTTCCCGGCAGGTCGCGGCGAATCAGAATGGCTCTCACCAGACCTCCGCGCGGAATACTGTGCAACCACAGAGGTTTGCAGTGCCCAATCCCAGTCAACCCCGCCCTTCCCGGCACCAGAACGCCGGGCAGCACCTAAGGGAACGCCGCTCCAACCCTTGTTTCCAACAACAGGAGATCGCCGCACACTCCCACCGGGAGTCGACTCCCGCGCCACACTGGACCAGGACTTTTCGGGTCGAGAACTTCTATTCCAGTTCATTCACTCCCCCTCCTGAGCCCGCTTCCCGAAGTGGTCGTCACGCAAATGTTCCAGTTTTTCAATTAACGATTGTACATCAGACGGCCAGAGTTGTACACGGAGTCGAGTGACATCACTTGAGTCTGGCTTGCCGGAGATACTTATCCGACCGGCGGACATGTAGGCGATGACAGAGGTTGGATTGCCCTCTGCGTCATGTATCAACTTGTACCTAAACGACGTTAGGGGCGGAACTATCGCAAAGGACTTTTCGCGCCAAAGGGTAGCCAAGTTGGGCATTCCGCTCCGGAGATGGGTAACCCTGGACACAGCTTCGCCAGCCAAGTCCTCTTCATGTTCGGATGCCCACTCGCGGATAACTTCCTCGGGCGCATACTCAAATGCAAAGAAGAGGATCTGGTCGAGATTGTCAATCAGATCTTCAGCATCATCCAAGCCCGTTACCGCGAGGTCGCATCCATCCCCTACAACCTGGAGAGCCCTATACGGAAAATCTTCATGTAGCGCTAGCGCTATGGCATGCTTCCCAACAGCACTATCCACCTTTCGCACGAATTCCTCGAACGCGGCTCGGGGAACTGTCAACGGCGTAAAGAAGTTCGACACGCTTACTAGAGTAGACCGTAGACGCCTCGCAGGCACAGAGGTTGGGCGTGTAGAAGCTAGGTCACCTCATGTGCTCAGGCCGTGCGACAGGTACGCTGGGTACAAGCAGGTCGAGATATTCGGGCCAGCCGTAGGTCTCCATCTGATCGGCCAGCCTGGTCATGCCATCACGTCACACCGGTCGTTCCCCGCTCCGATGGCCGAGTTATCGCGTAGACACGCTGGCGGCTGATCCCGCTCCAGCCGCATCCGGATCTCGTGCGCACCCATCAGCCTTACCCCTCGGCCGTTCCTCTCTCCTTGACGTAGACGCCGGCACCGGGGAGCGAATCGGTGAGGCCGTTCATCTTCAAGATCAGGAAGACTCGGTCGGCGACGAAGCTGGAGACCTCGTACTCCTCGCAGAGTTGAGCGCGGCTGGGCAGTCGGGAGCCCGGTGGAAACTCCCCGGACGTGATTCGCCTGGTCAGGTCTTCGGCAACGCGTTGGTAGGCGTACTGCGGTGGCACTGGTCGGTTCCTCTCACGGTCGGCACCTGAGAGTGAACCACCCATGGACAGAGCTTGACTATCAATGGAAAGCCATGGCAGGTTTGTCGACAGGTCCTCACGGTCGGCAAGCCAGCGGGGACTGAGGGTGAGATCCCGGCTGCGGGAACTGCGCTGACAGCAGCCGGGGTCTGCCCGGGGGCCTTCCAGCGCCCACCACGGATCCGCTCTCCTCCTGACCTACAGTCGAAAGGCAGGTTCCCGTGAAAGACCTCATCGGACGACTCTTCGGCTGGCGTACCGTCCGGCATCGGCCTCCCGACGGCGTTCCCTACCGGTCCCGGCACTGTCTGCCGCTCTACCCGGCGCAGGTCCGCGACCGCCGGTTCCGGCGGACCCGGCTGGGCCGGCGGGGTCTGGACCCGGAGGACGTGCGGCGTTTCCTCGACCGGGTGGCCCTGGAGTTGGCCGCCGCGCAGGAGGCCGCCGATCGGGCCCGCCGGGAGACCGCGCACGTCAAGGACGCGCTGCGACGGTGGCAGTCCGAGCAGGCCCGCATCCGCAACAGCCGCGCCCTGTACCGGTGAACGTCGCCGAGCTGCCGATCGGGCGGCGGGTGGCGCACTGGCGGGCCCGGCGACGCATGACGCAGCAGATGTTGGCCGACCGGCTCGGCAAGTCCAAGAGCTGGGTCGACAAGGTCGAACGGGGCGTCCGCGCCCTCGACCGGCTGACGGTGGTCCGGGAGGTGGCCGAGGCGCTCCGCGTCGACCCGGCGGTGCTGCTCGGCCGGTCCCTGCCGCCGGCCGCCGAGGGGGACGCCACCACCGCCGGGCGTCACCAGGTCGACGCGGTCCGGGCCGCCCTCGCCCGCTACGACTTCACCCCACCCGGACGTATTCACCAGCCGACGGTGCCGGTCACCGAGCTGCGCCGACGGGTGGGGCACGCCTGGTTGACGTACCAGCACGCGCACTACCCGCAACTGCTGCGGATACTGCCGGGCCTGCTCCGGGACGTGCAGCGCGCCCACGCCGCGCAGCCGGAACGCCCGGCGGACCTGCTGGTGCAGGTGTACCGGGCCACCTCGTCGGTGCTGGTCAAGCTCGGGCAGGCCGAGCTGGCCTGGCTGGCCGCCGACCGGGCGCTGACGGTGGCCGCCGGTGATCCGCTGCTCGCCGCCGTCGCCGCGATCCCGCTCGCTCAGTCGTTACGGGCGCTGGGCGGGGACCGGCTGGCGTTGGCGGTGGCGCTCGCCGCCGGCCACTCGATCGCCGCCCCGAGGCCGGAGGACAGCACGCCGGGGGAGTTGTCGGTGCTCGGGACGTTGCTGCTCCAGGCGGCGTTGGCGGCGGCCAGCCGGGGCGACCCGTCCGGCGTGCAGGAACTCACCGACCAGGCGGCCGGGATCGCCGAGCTGGTCGGGGACGGTCACGACCACCACTGGACGTGCTTCGGCCGTACCGCCGTCGAGTTGGCCCGGATCGCGGCGGCGGTCGAACTCGGCGACGCCGCAGGCGCGATCAGCCGACACGAGAAGATCACCGGCGAGGACCAGTGGGTACGGCTGCCGGCCGAACGTCGCGCCGCGTACCTGGTGGACGCCGCGCGGGCGTACCTCCAGGTCGGTGAGCTGGCCGCTGCCGGCCGGCTGCTGCTGGACGCCGACCGGGTCGCGCCGGCCGAGATCCGGTCCCGGCCTGCCGCGCGTACGGTGATCGCCGCCGTGGCGCGCGGCGGACCGGCCACCGCCGGTGTCGCGCACCTGGCCAGCGTGCTCGGGATCGCCTGATGAAGCGGCGTTTCCTGATCGAGCTGCCGGTGCTCGCCGAGGACCTGGACACCGCCGCCCGGGTCGCCCGGGTCGTGGCCCGTTCGTTGAGCTTCCACCGCCTGGTCGAGTGCGACGAGGTCACCGTCACCGCCGCCGACCATCCGACGGTACGGCAGGAAGCCTTCTGCCCGCGTCGACTGCCCACCGGCCGCCGCTGCCTGCTGCGCCCTGGGCATGACGCCCCCTGCGCCCGACGCCTGCCCCGCTGACCCGGGTCGACCCTGCTCCGGCGGTCCAGATCCAGGATGTGGGGGTGTCCGCCCGACGCGAAGGCCCCTTATCCAGGAAGTGGAGTGGATCAAGAAACGGAAAGGCCGGCCCCGTCGGGGCCGGCCGTGACACGAGCGGAGGATACGAGATTCGAACTCGTGAGGGTGTTAACCCAACACGCTTTCCAAGCGTGCGCCCTAGGCCTCTAGGCGAATCCTCCGCCGAACAGAGTACAGGTCCCGTCCGGCTCGTCCACCCCACCACCCCCTGAAGATCGTCACAGGGTCGGGTAGGCTGAGGCTACCTCCCGTGCGGCGGTATCTCGTGAACCTCCCCAGGGCCGGAAGGCAGCAAGGATAAGCGAGCTCTGCCGGGTGCACGGGAGGCCTTTTCGTCTCCGGGCACCGGTAGCCTCCTGCGGGTCAGCCAGGTCACGGGCCTGCGGGTCAGGTCGGGGCCGGGTCACGGCGGGGTGGGTGGTCACCTGCGGCGGGCCGGCGCAGAATGGCTCGGTCGAGAGGAGGCGGGACGGGTGGCACTGGCGCTCTACCGCAAGTACCGGCCGCGCACGTTCGCGGAGGTCATCGGGCAGGAGCACGTGACCGAGCCGCTGTCGCAGGCGCTGCGCAGCGGGCGGCTCAACCACGCGTACCTCTTCTCCGGGCCGCGCGGCTGCGGCAAGACCTCAAGCGCCCGGATCCTGGCCCGCTCGCTCAACTGCGAGCAGGGCCCCACCCCGGAGCCGTGCGGGCAGTGCGGCTCCTGCCGGTCGCTGGGCGGCGACGGGGCCGGCTCGATCGACGTCATCGAGATCGACGCGGCCAGCCACGGCGGCGTCGACGACGCCCGTGAGCTGCGCGAGAAGGCGTTCTTCGCGCCGGCCAACAGCCGCTTCAAGATCTACGTCATCGACGAGGCGCACATGGTCTCGTCGGCCGGCTTCAACGCCCTGCTCAAGCTGGTCGAGGAGCCTCCGGAGTACGTCAAGTTCATCTTCGCCACCACCGAGCCGGAGAAGGTCCTCGGCACCATCAAGTCGCGGACCCACCACTACCCGTTCCGGCTGATCCCGCCGAAGACGCTCCGGCCGTACCTGGAGCAGTTGTGCCAGGCGGAGGGGGTCACCGTCGATCCGGCGGTGTTCCCGCTGGTGGTCCGGGCCGGCGGTGGCAGCGCCCGGGACAGCCTCTCCGTGCTCGACCAGTTGATCGCCGGGGCCGGGCCGGAGGGCGTCAGCTACGCCCGCGCCGCCGCGCTGCTCGGCGTCACCGACGCCGGCCTGATCGACGAGATGTGCGACGCGCTCGCCGCCGGGGACGGCGCGGCGGCGTACGCCACCGTCGACCGGGTGGCCGAGGCCGGACACGACCCCCGCCGGTTCGCCTCCGACCTGCTCGAACGCCTCCGTGACCTGATCGTGCTCCAGCAGGTCCCGGACGCCGCCGACAAGGGCCTGATCGACGGCCCCGCCGACCAGATCGAACGGATGACCGCGCAGGCGCAGCGGCTCGGCCCGGCGACGCTGTCCCGCTGCGCGGACATCGTGCACAACGGCCTGGTCGAGATGCGCGGCACCACCGCGCCCCGGCTGCTGCTGGAGCTGGTCTGCGCCCGGATGCTGCTGCCCGGTGCCGACGACAGCGCCGGTGGCCTGCTGCAACGCCTGGAGCGGATGGAACGCCGCCTCACCCTGGGCGTTCCGGCCGTCGCCGCCGACTCCGCGCCGGTCGCCACCCCGGTCGCCCCCACCGCGGTCGCCCCCACCGCGCGGGTCGCCACCGCGCCGGTCGCCGCCACCCCGCCAGCGGTACGCGCCGAGCCCGCGCCGGCCCCGGTGACTCCCGCCGTGCCGCCGGAATCGGCGGTGGAGCGGGCCGCCGGGCCGCAGGCGGGACCGGACCGGGGTGTCGCGTCCGGCGCTGGACCGGACCGGGGTGTCGGGCCGGGGGCGGGACCGGTCCGGAACGCCGCCGCGGCCCAGCAGTCGACGTCGACCGAGCCGCGCCGGGTGCCGCCGCCGGAGGCGGTCATGCCCGATCCGGCGACGCCCGCCCCGCCCCGCCCCGACGCGCCCGTGCCGTCCGGCGCCCTCGACGCGGTCTCCGTACGCCGGGTCTGGGGTGACGTGGTCGGCAAGGTCAACCGGACCCACAAGAAGATCGCCGCGCTGATGCGGGACGCGGTCGTCCGGGACCTGGACGGCGACACCCTGGTGCTGACCGTGAAGTCGTCGGTGCTGGCCCGGATGCTTACCGATCACGCGCAGGTGCTCGCCGACGCCCTCTACGAGGAGTTGGGCGGGCGCTGGCAGATCCGTTGCGAGGTCGCCGGGCAGCGGTCCGGCGTGTCGTCGCCCGGCGGGGCGCGTCCGGCCGCCGCCCCGGCCCGTCCGCCGTCGGCCGCCGCCCCGGCCCCGCCACCGGCGTCCGCCGCTCCGGCCCCGTCCCCGGTCACGGCTCCGCCACCGGCGTCCGCCGCCCCGGCTCCGGCCCGGCCGGCGGCCACCCCGTCGAGCGTTCCCGGGCGGTCGGCGCCGGGGGAAGGATCGGCGGGTACGACGGCGAACGGGTCGGCCGACGTGTCCGACGACTGGCCCGAGCCGGCCCGGCCGGGTGGGAGCGTCACCACCAGCCCACCTGCCCCCTCGACACCGGACGCGTCGACCCCGGACGTGTCGACCCCGACCCCCGGGACCGCCACCGCCGTCCGGTCGGCCCTGCCCCGGCCCGCCGACAGCCCGGCGGCCCGACCCGCCGCGCCCACCCGGTCAGCCGGCGGCGCGCAGGTGAGCAGCGCGATCGCCGCCGCCCGTGCCGCCGCGCGGGGGAACCGGAGCGACCCGGCCGGGCGGGGTGACCTCGCCGGGCGGGGTGACCAGGCCGGGCGGCGGACCGCCGACAGCGAGTTCGCCGGGGAGCCACCGTACGACCCGGACTACGACGGTCCGCTGCGCGGCGGCGGCCGGACGGTCGGCACGCCGCAGCCGGCCGCGCCGAGCTTCGAGGGCTTCCACCCGGGGGACGAGCCGCTCGACGAGGTTGTCGACGAGCGGGCCGCCCGGCGGTCCAGCGAGGAGCAGGCGGCGCAATTGCTCCGCGAGGTCTTCGGCGCGGAGAAGATCGACGAGGTCGACGCGCGGTAGGCATCGACGAGGTCGATGCCCGCTAGGCCAAGTGGTGGTCGTTCACGTTGGGTGACCCTACGCGGGGTGGTCCTCTTCTCGGCGCGCCCTTTGCTCTGCACCCGGCTCCGCACCACCATTGCTGAGCAGGAGCTGCGGCAGAGCGGCGGCAGAGCGGCGGCGGTCGGGGCGGGAAGCTGCTGTTCACCGAGAGTGTCTGGTGCGTGGAAGGGTGCAGAGCAAAGGGGCGGAGGGGGTGGTTATCGGCCTGGATCGCGCCCAGGGTGAGCGCCGCGCGGCTGCCGGCATTCGAAGCGCACGGCGCCCCCTGGCGTGGCGCCGGTCAGGGGAGCCAGGCGGGCAGGCCGTGCGGGTGCCCCTCGGCGAGTCGCCGGGTCGGGCCGTCGCCGAGCCGGGCCAGCAGGCGGCAGCGGGGGCTGCGGGTCGGGTCCCGATCCGGGTACGGCTCGTACGCCAGGTACGCGACGGGGGCCTCCGCCCCGGCCAGGCGCTCGAGTTCGGCGTCCACCCGGGCCCACTCCTGCGCCGGGACGTACTGCTGCACCACCGAGTGCCAGACGACGGTCAGCGTCCCCGGGGTCGGCCGGATGCCGGCGAGGAAGTCGGCGGCCCCCGCCGTGACCACCGTCGCCGGCACCTGCCCGGCCACTTCCAGCGCCCCGGCCAGTCGGGCGGCCCGTTCGGTGTGCTCGGGCCAGACGTACGCCCGCAGCGTGAGCGCGCCGTCCGGGTCGGTCGGGTCGAGCGGTCGGGGGTCGCAGCCGAGCCGTTCCACCACGGTCAGCTCCGGGTACGCCGCGCCGGCCGCCCGCAGCCAGTCGGGCGGCGCGCCCCGCCAGGCGTCGGGGAGGCGCACCGGGGAGTCGACGGGCCCCCAGGCGAACCCGGGCGACTCCACCCGGAACCGGTCGGCGCGGAGGTTCAGCCCGGCGCTGGCGCCCAGCTCGACCAGGCGCACCGGCAGGTCACCCAGCTCGGTGACGGCGTGCAGCAGGCCGGCGATGAGCAGGCTGGCCCGGCCGACCTCGTTGGTCTGCGGTGGGCGGCGCAACCAGCCGCGCAGGGTGGCCGACTCCGCGTCGACCACGGCCCGGAACGCGGCCCAGCGGGCGTCCTCGTCACCGGGTCGGCACGTGCCGCCCGCGCTGGGGTAGTAGCGGGCCAGCTCCGGGGCGCGGCCGGCGAGGACGAGCGCGTGCACCCCGCCGAGCAGGCGCAACGGCAGCACTCCGGTGGTCGGCGTGTCCGCGTACTCCTTCAGGAGGGTGCCGCACGGCCCACCGGCGCGGATGTCGGCGGCGGCCCGGCGCAGCAGGTCGGCGTACCCGTCGGCGGCCATCTGCGCGCAGGCGTCGG
The sequence above is a segment of the Micromonospora sp. WMMD882 genome. Coding sequences within it:
- a CDS encoding retropepsin-like aspartic protease, whose protein sequence is MKFDYFVLPDQYPRPVVPVTIEGISNTNFLCLVDSGAIHNRFDASVAELLGIDLGDCDPVTPFYAGSHLYTGFMTQVNLSIGELSWYAPVCFVPDWQGEFPLLGHEGFFRWFEVGFYAADSYLTLEYAAH
- a CDS encoding winged helix-turn-helix domain-containing protein — protein: MGGSLSGADRERNRPVPPQYAYQRVAEDLTRRITSGEFPPGSRLPSRAQLCEEYEVSSFVADRVFLILKMNGLTDSLPGAGVYVKERGTAEG
- a CDS encoding DivIVA domain-containing protein, yielding MKDLIGRLFGWRTVRHRPPDGVPYRSRHCLPLYPAQVRDRRFRRTRLGRRGLDPEDVRRFLDRVALELAAAQEAADRARRETAHVKDALRRWQSEQARIRNSRALYR
- a CDS encoding helix-turn-helix domain-containing protein, translating into MNVAELPIGRRVAHWRARRRMTQQMLADRLGKSKSWVDKVERGVRALDRLTVVREVAEALRVDPAVLLGRSLPPAAEGDATTAGRHQVDAVRAALARYDFTPPGRIHQPTVPVTELRRRVGHAWLTYQHAHYPQLLRILPGLLRDVQRAHAAQPERPADLLVQVYRATSSVLVKLGQAELAWLAADRALTVAAGDPLLAAVAAIPLAQSLRALGGDRLALAVALAAGHSIAAPRPEDSTPGELSVLGTLLLQAALAAASRGDPSGVQELTDQAAGIAELVGDGHDHHWTCFGRTAVELARIAAAVELGDAAGAISRHEKITGEDQWVRLPAERRAAYLVDAARAYLQVGELAAAGRLLLDADRVAPAEIRSRPAARTVIAAVARGGPATAGVAHLASVLGIA
- a CDS encoding DNA polymerase III subunit gamma and tau gives rise to the protein MALALYRKYRPRTFAEVIGQEHVTEPLSQALRSGRLNHAYLFSGPRGCGKTSSARILARSLNCEQGPTPEPCGQCGSCRSLGGDGAGSIDVIEIDAASHGGVDDARELREKAFFAPANSRFKIYVIDEAHMVSSAGFNALLKLVEEPPEYVKFIFATTEPEKVLGTIKSRTHHYPFRLIPPKTLRPYLEQLCQAEGVTVDPAVFPLVVRAGGGSARDSLSVLDQLIAGAGPEGVSYARAAALLGVTDAGLIDEMCDALAAGDGAAAYATVDRVAEAGHDPRRFASDLLERLRDLIVLQQVPDAADKGLIDGPADQIERMTAQAQRLGPATLSRCADIVHNGLVEMRGTTAPRLLLELVCARMLLPGADDSAGGLLQRLERMERRLTLGVPAVAADSAPVATPVAPTAVAPTARVATAPVAATPPAVRAEPAPAPVTPAVPPESAVERAAGPQAGPDRGVASGAGPDRGVGPGAGPVRNAAAAQQSTSTEPRRVPPPEAVMPDPATPAPPRPDAPVPSGALDAVSVRRVWGDVVGKVNRTHKKIAALMRDAVVRDLDGDTLVLTVKSSVLARMLTDHAQVLADALYEELGGRWQIRCEVAGQRSGVSSPGGARPAAAPARPPSAAAPAPPPASAAPAPSPVTAPPPASAAPAPARPAATPSSVPGRSAPGEGSAGTTANGSADVSDDWPEPARPGGSVTTSPPAPSTPDASTPDVSTPTPGTATAVRSALPRPADSPAARPAAPTRSAGGAQVSSAIAAARAAARGNRSDPAGRGDLAGRGDQAGRRTADSEFAGEPPYDPDYDGPLRGGGRTVGTPQPAAPSFEGFHPGDEPLDEVVDERAARRSSEEQAAQLLREVFGAEKIDEVDAR
- a CDS encoding DUF2332 domain-containing protein, which translates into the protein MSMDQVAQDLDEEADACAQMAADGYADLLRRAAADIRAGGPCGTLLKEYADTPTTGVLPLRLLGGVHALVLAGRAPELARYYPSAGGTCRPGDEDARWAAFRAVVDAESATLRGWLRRPPQTNEVGRASLLIAGLLHAVTELGDLPVRLVELGASAGLNLRADRFRVESPGFAWGPVDSPVRLPDAWRGAPPDWLRAAGAAYPELTVVERLGCDPRPLDPTDPDGALTLRAYVWPEHTERAARLAGALEVAGQVPATVVTAGAADFLAGIRPTPGTLTVVWHSVVQQYVPAQEWARVDAELERLAGAEAPVAYLAYEPYPDRDPTRSPRCRLLARLGDGPTRRLAEGHPHGLPAWLP